The Actinomyces wuliandei genome contains the following window.
ACCAGCGAGCCTCCTCGGTGGTCTCCGGAGCCTCCGTGACCCCTCACGGCCCGCCCAGCGCGCCCGCCATCAGCTGCTCCGCAGGCCGCGGCGACCATGTGGTGTGCTCCTGGAGCCCAGGCGCCTCCGGCGGCCTGCCCAACACCTACGAGCGCAGGTGGCGGGCCGATGACGACGACAAGTGGGAGGGTCCGGCCTCCCTCGACTCGGGCAAGTCCTTCGGCTTCCGCGCCGACGACGACGACGCGCAGGCCTGCGTACGCGCCCGCAACAGCGCGGGCCAGTACTCGGACTGGGCCTGCGACGAGGTGGACATGTAGGACGCCTGCCGCACTGTGGCCCGGCACCAGCGACATGGTCCGGGCCCGTTCACCGCGCCCCGCCCCCGCCCGAGGAAAGCCCACCGGAAGTCAGAGGAGGACTGTCTATGCCCCTGAGTCAGGAGAACGCGACCTGGTTCGCCGAGGCCTTCTCCACGATCGTCACCAACGTCGGACAGGCCCTTCTCGGCAAGGAGGAGGTCATCCGCCTGGCACTGACGGCCATGCTCGCTGAGGGACACCTCCTGCTGGAGGACGCCCCCGGAACCGGCAAGACAGCGCTGGCACGCGCCCTGGCGGCCTCCGTACAGGGCACGAGCTCGCGCATCCAGTTCACCCCGGACCTCCTGCCCAGCGACATCACCGGCGTGACGGTCTTCGACCAGGCCAACGGCTCCTGGCAGTTCCACCCCGGCCCCGTCTTCTCCTCGATCGTCCTGGCTGACGAGATCAACCGGGCCAGCCCCAAGACCCAGTCCGCGCTGCTGGAGGTCATGGAGGAGTCCACGGTGACCGTGGACGGCACCCGCCACGAGGTCGGACGACCCTTCATGGTGATCGCCACCCAGAACCCCGTGGAGCAGGCCGGCACCTACCGGCTGCCCGAGGCCCAGCTGGACCGCTTCCTCCTCAAGACCTCCATCGGCTACCCGGCGCAGGAGGCGCTGACCCAGATCCTGGCAGGCTCAGCCAGGCCTGACCGCTCCCGGGACCTGGCACCCGTCGTGGCCTCCTCCGTCGTGGCCTCCATGGCGGACCTCGCGGCAGCCAACCACGTGGAGGGATCAGTCCTGGACTACATCAGCACCCTGGTCGAGGCCACGCGCCAGGCTGACGAGACCCGTATGGGCGTGTCCACCCGCGGCGCCATCAGCATGACGCGGGCAGCACGGGTGTGGGCAGCCGCCCAAGGCCGTACCTTCGTGCTGCCCGACGACGTCAAGGACCTGGCCCACGTCGTGTGGGACCACCGCCTGGTCATGGACCCTGACGCCGAGTTCACCGGAGCCACCGCCGCAGGAGTCGTCACCTCGGCGCTGTCGTCGGTGCCCGCACCCACGCGACGCTCGTGACAGCGACCCCCTCCCCCGGCCCCGGCAGTCCTCCTGGCGCCACGCCCTCCTCCGCCCCGGTCGGCAGGCAGCCCCAGGGCCTCAGCCTGCGCCTGCCTGCCATGTCCCTCCTACGGATCCGCGCCCGTCGCCTCTCCCGGCTCGTGCGCGCCCTCAGTCCGGTCGGCTGGACCTGCCTGGCAGTACTGGCCTGCTGCCTCCTCCTGGGAAGCCGTCTCGGGTGGCAGGAGGCGTGGGGGGCCGCCGCCGTCCTGGGCGTAGTCGTCCTGAGCGCCGGGCTGTGGCTGCTCCCCCGCGAGGGCCACAGCGTCACGCACTCCCTGTTGGACCCTTATGTCACGGTCGGCGACTACGCCCTCTTCCGCGTGACCGTGACCAGCACGCGCTCCCGTCCGCTCCTGCCCGCCCGCATGGAGATGCCTGTAGGTGCGGGAAGGGCCGTGTTCGTGGTCCCGGCCCTGCCTCCAGGAGGCAGCCACGACAGAGGGTTCGTCCTGCCGACCCGGCGCCGTGGCGTCGTCGTCGTGGGACCAGTGGTGTCGGTAGCCCGCGACCCTGTGGGCCTGCTCCACCTGGAGCGCGCCCGCACCACCGCCCAGACGGTCCACATCCACCCCCGCACGCTGCGTCTGGGAGCGGTCCTGCACGGGACGCTGCGGGACATTGAGGGCGCAGTCACCCAGGACCTGTCCAGCTCCGACGTCTCCTTCCACGCCCTGCGCGACTACGTCGCCGGAGACGACCGGCGCCACGTCCACTGGCGCACCACGGCGCGGACCGGCCGCCTCATGGTGCGACAGTTCGAGGAGACCCGCAGGTCCAGCCTCCTGGTCCTGCTGTCAGTCCGGGCGAAGGACTACGCGGGCGAGGAGGACTTCGAGACAGCGGTGTCGGTGGCCTGCTCCCTGGCGGTCGACGGTCTCAGGGACGGCAGGCAGGTCCGTTTGCTCACCCAGGAGACCTCCCTGCCCACGGCCTCGCCGCTGCGGCTGCTGGACACCTCCTGCCTCCTGGAGGTGCGCGAGGAGACAGGAACCTGTGACGACCTGGCCAGGCACGGCTGCGCCACCTCCCCCGAGGCCTCTGTCGTGGTCCTGGTCACCGGCCAGGAGACCTCACGGGCCGTCCTGGCCGCAGCCCGTTCCCTGGTCCCTCCCTCTGTGTCCATGCTGGCGCTGCGCACCGGTCAGCGCCCGCTGTCCCGGCTGCACGCAGGAGACCTCCCAGTGGTGGACCTGGACCGGCTCGAACAGCTCCCTACAGCACTGAGGAAGGCGGCATGAGCCCGCTGCCCGCCCTCCTCCGCCGCCTCGGCCCGGCCCACGCCCCAGGTCTGCGCGCCCAGGAACCCGCCTCCCACGAGACCCACGTTCCCGGGCACCTGACCGGGCAGCCCGCCCCGCGCAGCACCACGCGCAAGGGGGAGGCGACCCGTCCCGCGCGCCGGCTCACCCCACCGGCTCCTCCGCCTCCCTCCTCGCGGCGGCCTCTGCTCGACCACCGCTTCCAGGTCCTCCAGAAGAGGCCCGAGCCCCCGGGGCGTGCGACAGCGGTGCTGGAGGTGGTGCTGACCACCGCGCTCCTGGCAGCGGGCGCCCTTCCCTTCCTGCCCGTCTTCGGCGGGACCTCGGGCTACCTGGCTGCCCTGTACGGCATCGGGGCAGGAGCTGCTACTGCCCTGGGATGCTCCGCCCTGCGGCTCACGGCGCTGCCGACCACAGCGGCCCTGGCGGTCGTCCACGTCGTCATGGCCCCGTGGCTGCTCCCCGACGTCGGTACCGGGCGCGAGGCGGTCCTGGCCGTCCTGGCGGCAAGCGTGACCGTGTGGCGAGACTCTCTGAGCGTGCCACTGCCCCTGGGCTCCTTCACGGCGATGACCGTCCTGCCCTGGCTGACCTGCCTGAGCGTCTCCGGACTGGCCACCCGCCTGGTCCTCTCCGGCCGTGACGTCCTCGCGGGACCTGTGGCCATGGTGACTCCGCTGGTCGCGATCGCCTGGGGCGGACAGTCACAGGTCGCCCCCAGGCTGCTGGGTCCCGCCCTGGCAGCCGGGCTCCTCCTGCTGTGGTCGACGGCCTCCCTGAGACGCCGACGCCTGCGCGTGGAGGAAGCCCTCAGCGACGACACCGGCTCCGGCCGACCCGGCAGCCTCACCTCCGCCCCGGCCCCCGTGGCCATGTCCAGGGCCACCCGCCGTGGCGCGGCCCTGGCGGTGACGACAACCGTGAGCGCCCTCAGCCTGGTCCTTGTCGTCAACCCCTTGACCCCTGCGGCACGAACGGTCCTGCGCGACGTCCTCGAGCCTCCCCTGAGCCTCAGCGAGTACGCCACGCCCCTGTCCCTGGTGCGCAGCATCGAGACGGACCTGGCAGACACCGAGCTCCTGGCCCTGTCAGGAGCCCCGGAGGGCACCCGGGTGCGTGTCGCCGCCCTCGACTCCTACGACGGCCTGGCAGCCCGTGTCGGGGAAAGCCCTGTGGGAGGGTCACGATTCGAGCGCGTGGGCGCTCAGACCTCCCTCAGTGGCTCGGCAGCGACGTCCTACCCGGCACCGACCGCCCCGGGACGTGCCCAGGCCGTCACCCTGTCAGTCAGGGGATACTCCTTCCCCTGGGTTCCCACGGTCTCAGCCACGGAGCGGATCGAGGTCTCCGGCCCCCGCCGGGCCGAGCTCAGCGAGAGCCTGTACTACGACGCCTTCTCTGCCACCGGGATCCTCACAGCCGGACTGGTCGAGGGTGACGTCCTGGCCGAGACGGTCCGCCCCTACGCCCCACCGTCCGAGAGCCAGATGAGTACGGACTCCCTGGCGCAGGTCTCCCTGGGACCGGTTGAGCAGGTCCCCTCCTCGGTCGTGGCGCTCGCGGCGGAGATCGTCGGCAGCGAGTCCGACCCGCTGTCCCAGGTGCGCGCCCTCCAGCAGCGACTGCGCACCAGCTACTACTCCGACGGCTCCCAGAGCCCCTCCTCCCCCGGGCACGGCGCGGCACGGATCGCCTCCATGGTGGAGGCGGAGTCCCTGGTGGGTGACGACGAGCAGTACTCCGTCCTCATGATGCTCCTGTGCCGCTCCCTGGGGATCCCCGCCCGGGTGGTCATGGGGTTCAACCCGTCCACGGACGGGGACGCCACGACGGTCACCGGGGCTGACATCAGCGCCTGGGTCGAGGTCCCCTTCGAGTCCCTGGGGTGGGTCGCCGTCGACGTCACCCCCGACCGCGACCAGGTCCCCCAGCAGCAGACGACGCAGAAGGTCTCCAACCCCGAGCCCCAGGTCCTCCAGCCCCCGCTGCCGGAGGAGGACCCCGCCGACCTTCCTCCGTCCTACGAGGACCCTGACAACGACGGCACGGAGGAGGACCAGGGCTCAGGGCCGCTGCGGGCGGTCCTCCTGGCGGCAGGCTCGATCCTGGGCCTGGCAGCGGTACTGGGCGCCATCGTGGGGTGGAAGGTCCTGCGACGCCTGAGACGCCGACGCAGGACCGGCGTGGACTCGGCCCTGGGGTCCTGGGAGGAGCTGGTGGACCGGGCACGCGACCTGGGCCGTGCACCCTCCTGGGGCGCGACCCGCCGGGAGGCGGCCCACGAGCTCGACCCCCACTTTCCCCAAGCTGACCTACCGACATTTGCCAACGCCGTCGACACCCAGGTGTTCGGCCCAGACGATCCGACGTCGTACGCTCTAGGGGAGCTGTGGAGCTCCTGCGACGCGATCATTCGTGCTATGAGCGCGGACCGCCCGCGGCTGCGCAGGCTCCAGGCTCGGCTGTCCCTGCGGTCGCTCGTGCACCCGGCCGGACGGACTCCTCGTCGACGTCCCCCCAGGAGGTACCGATCATGACGACGAGCTCTCTTCCTTCCCGCAGAGGCCCGGGCGACCCGGCCCTGCTGGCAGGCCCGGCCCCTGCGCGCGCACGCCTGGTGGCTGGAGCCATTGACGTGGCCGCCGACCTCAGTGCTGTGGTCCTGCTCACCGCCCTGCTCCACCTGGCCGCAGGACGCTCGCTCCCTCTCAGCGTTATAGTGGCACTTGTCATAGTTGTGGCAGCGCGGGGCCTTCTGCTGGCCCGTACCGGCTGGTCACTGGGAGGCCGGGTCATGGGGGTACGTCTGGTCGACGCCAGGACCCTGGCCCCCTCGCCCCTGGGCGTGTTCGTCTACACCGACCTGACAGTCGTCGTCACCGCCGCGACCCTGGGCCTCGGAGTGATTTTTCTCATTCGCTCAGTGAACGAGGACCCGCAGCACCGTGGCTGGCACGACCGCATCTCAGGCCTGACGGCCCTGTCCATGCCCCGTGCCCAGCCTCAACCGACGCACAATGCTACCGACCACCACGCTGACCATGGCGTGACACCCCAGACGGATACAGGGCCGGGAGCACCGGCGGAAGCGTCCTCGGACACCTCCCCTCGCCAGGCGCCTCAGCCCACGCGCCCAGAAGCCTCGGCCACCGCCGGGGCTGCCGCGTCCTCTCCCACGCTCGCGACCGGTCCCTGGCCCACGGCCCACCCCAGCCCCCCGCGCGCCCGCCGGAGGCTGCGGCGGCTGGCACCGTCTGAGCCCACCCCCTCCACGACTCCGTCGGACGCGCTCGCCAGCACAGGCGCGCCCGCTGCGAACGACGTAGCATCTTCGCCGATGGAAGAACCACTGCACAGGGCGCAGTCTCGGTTGAACCAGTCACCGACCGCCTCAGCCAACAGCTCTCAGACTCCTTCTACCCGCCCCCGCGTGGAGCCGGCCAGCGGGGTACACACCGCCTACCAGCCACAGAGGGAACCCACGTTCCCCACGGCACGCCCCAGAGGTTATGCCACCCGCGCCGCGCAGGTCTCCAGCACCTCGGACACGACCAGAGCCGTGCCCACCGACGGGCACTCGCCCCAGGCGCTTATCGACTCAGTCCCCTGGTCCTCGGTCCCGACAGTGCTCGACTCCACCACGATGGACAACCTTCCCGACACGGTACGTACGGCTATCGAGGACAGTCCCAGGGGCGGGTCGTCAGGGCCGGTGCCAGGCAGTGCTCCTGCTTCTCCTCAGCAGGGGCCGGCTCCCGACTCCGCCCACGCGGACGGCCTCCGAGCGGGAACCGACCCCGCCGCCACAGAGAGCCCAGCCAGCCCGGAGCACCCTTCCTCCGGGGGCTCAGTGATCAACCTTCTCGACCCCCAGGGGGTCCCGTCCCCAGATGACGTCGCGTCAGCCGCCTCAGCCTCCGGCAAGAGCTCCCCGTCCCAGACTTCCCAGACGACGGGACAGCCTCTGGTGCCTCCCACCATTGAGGTGCCGCAGATGCGGGGCACGCACCGGGCCGCGCCTCCGCCTGCCCCCGTCTCGGGCAGCGCCTCGACGCCGCCCCAGGCCGCCGTACCCCAGGAGGCGACGGCGACGTCGCACGGCACGCGTCACCACGGCTCGCTCAGTCCCTCACTGTCAGTACGCCTTGTCCCACAGCTGGGTGGTAAACCCCTCATTGTCGAGGAGCCAACCGTCGTCGGCCGCGACCCCGACAACATCTCCTCCTACCCCGGCGCAGAGCGCATCGCCCTGACGGACCCTACGCGGTCGGTCTCCAAGACGCACGCCGCGATCTTCCCCTTGCTGGACGGCGTGTGGGTGACTGACCTGCACTCCACCAACGGCACCAGGGTGGAGCGTCAGGACGGGTCCACCGTCCCGGCGGTTCCCGACGTAGCCCTGGCTGCGCGCGAGGGAGAGACGGTGTTCTTCGGCCGCATCGGCTTCCGTGTCGAGGTCGTCAGCTAGACCGGCGCAGAACAGCTCGGAGTAGCAGAAGAACAACAGAAACGTCATAGGACAACATAAAGTTCCGCTGTCCTATGACGTTTTTGTTGCCTGGATACTGCACAGACCTGCCGGTCCGCAGGGCCGCACCCTGGTAGCAGTGCCTTAGGAGGCGACACAGGCAGTAACGGCCGGGGAGGCCTTGCCGTCCTGCCGCAGGCTTGAGACCTCCAGGCATGTCTGCCCGGGACGCGCCTCCACCACCACCGAGGTGCGCCTGGTGGACTCCACAGCGGTGTCCTCGTCCGGGACGACCTCCCGGACGAGGTAGCCACCAGCCCACTCCTCGTACGGCGGGTCCCAGGAGAAGGTGACCGTCCCGTCCTCGTTGGCAGTTCCGTTCACGTCGCTCGGCAGGGGGACGCCACTGCCCAGCGGGTCGGCGGCCCCGGCAGGCGGCACCATCGTCTCGAAGGAGGATGACTGCCCATGATCCTCCCGAGCGCGGGCGACCAGGACCACACCGACAACGACGGCGACAAGAACCACGGCCAGGACCACCCCCACGACTGCGCGCAACCTGCCCTCGCGGGAGTGGGTGACAGGGCTGCCGACGGCCTCCCAGCGCCGTCCCGCGTGAGCGTCCCCGTCGACAGCCTCAGGGACGGTGGCGGGCTGTGCGGGGTCGTCGGGGTCCACCCGTACCGTCAGCCCGTCACTCGTCCTGTGGACCTGACTGAAGACTCCCATGTTGGTGGCAGCGTCGTCCTCCTCGGGATGGGGAGGACGTGCGGTCGCAGCGTCAGCCTCCTGGAACAGGTCGACAGTCGTCACCGGCAGGTCGAGCTCGGCCTGGACCTGCTGGAGCGCACGCGCAAGGGCCAGGGCCGTGGGGTAGCGGGCCTGCGGGCTCTTGTCCATCGCCACGGACAGGACCCGGTGCAGAGAGGGCGGGGCGTCCTGACGCCCCAGGGGAGGCAGCGGGTCCTTGACGATACGCCGGGACAGCTCGTAGACGTCGGGCGCACCACCGACCTCGAAGGGGCTGTGCCCGGTCAGCATGGCATAGGTCGTCGCACCGAGGGAGTAGACGTCGGAGGCAGGACTTGCCGAGCGGATCCCGACCAGCTGCTCCGGCGGCGCCCAAGGCACGCTCATGCCCCTGAGCTCCTCAGTCCCCTCCGGGCCGCTCATCACGGAGATCCCGAAGTCCGACAGCACCGGACGCCGGTAGGTGGTGAACAGGATGTTGGCGGGCTTGATGTCACGGTGGACGATCCCGGCGCGGTGCGCGGTCTCCACCGCGCCCGCGACCTGGATAGCGGTTGACAGAGCCTCTGCGACATTCAGGGCACCCTGACGCAGGATCGCCCCGAGGGTCGGGGGAGGGCAGTACTCCATCACCAGGAAGGGGTGGCCGTCGGCTGACACGCCAGCACCGTAGATCGACAGGATAGCCGGATGGGAGGAGACCCGGGCCATGAGGTTGGCCTCGGACTCGAAACGGCTGGCGCTCCTGTCTGCCACGTCCGCGTTCATGACCTTGACGGCCACCTCACGACGCGGCATCTGCTGCTCAAAGAGATAGACCGTCGAGTAGCCCCCGGAGCCGAGGACACCGAGATGGGTGAACCCGGCAATAACAGGAGGCGTTGTCTCCTGGCCCAGCATCAGGGCAGGTTCTCAAAGGTGAGGACCTGCCCGTCACCGACATCAAGCACGTCGCCGCTGCGCAGCAGCACCGGGGCGGAGGAGGACAGGCGCACCGGGGCCTCGCCCTCCCTGGTGAGGACAGTGCCGTTGCAGTTGCCCAGGTCCTGGGCGAGCACGCTCCAGGCGTCCAGGTCGATGAGGACGTGGTTTCGCGAGACCAGCTGGTTGGGGCTGGGGACCGTCAGCACGCGTACCGGGACGTCGCTGCTGGTGGGGACGTCTGTCGGCGCCGGGCTACGTCCCACCAGGACAGGACGGTCCAGGTCGATGGACTCGCCGGATGAGGTAGTGAGGCGGCCCAGAGAGGGGCAGGCTACCGACTTGGCCGGACGGTTGAGGTCCGCCCCGCACTGCCTGCAGGTCGTGTAGTTCGTCGGGTTGGGGTGCCCGTTGCCGCACACGGCCGACAGCACCACGCGCACCGAGGTGGGCTCCGGTGCCGGTGCTGGCACCACGGAGGCTGTCGCACCCGGTCCGGGCACGTCACCACCTACCAGGGAGATCAGCTCGCCGACCAGGTCCTCAGGAAGGCCCGAGACGGTGTGACCGTCGTGATCACCGTAGGGTCTCGCCCTAGCGACCCGGGGAGCCGCCTCCCTCTGTGACACAGAGCCTCCTGAGAGGCCCTCCTCGCTCCTCGGCCCGGCCCAGGTGCTGGAAGGAGGTTGCGCCATCGTCTCCTCCTCGGGCTCGTCCGGACCGACCATCTCGTCGCGCAGCCGGTACGAGAGGTCCTCAGGAAGATCGGAGAGCGTGCTCCCGTCGTGGTCCCCGGCACGCTCCCCGGCAGCGGTGTCGTCGACCAGGGCACCAGCGCCGCCCGGCTCGTCGGAGTCGCCCCCGGAGCCACTCTCGGAACCACCGTCTGAGCCAGCAGGAGCGGCGTCAGCAGAGGTGTCAAGACCAGTACCAAGACCGCTGCCAAGGCCGCCGTCAGCACCGCCACCAGCACTGTTGCCAGCACTGATGTCAAGAAGGCCATTGTCAGTGCCGACGTTCGTACCGTCATTAGTACCGCCGTCGGCGGGACTGCCAGTGCCACCGAGGCGCCCCTCTCCCTGACCGCCGCCAGAGCCAGGCAAGTTAGTGACGACAGGAGCCGCAGACAGTGCAGCCGCGTCCGAGGGAGTCGCCGCCGTCGCTGGAACCTCCTCAGACGGGGCAGGCGGGGCGTCTGGCCGCGCCCAGTCCTGCCTGCCGCCCTCACCCCTTGCGGACACCTCATCCAGGGCACCAGAGGCCTGCGACCGGGCCAGACGGTGCATCGCACCGGTCCACTCGCCGGTCCAGGCCTCGGCCCACGTCCGCCGTCCGCTCTGGGCCGGGGCAGTGCTGACGGTGCTGTGTTCCGCGCTGCGGCTAGGTCCATAAGCAGGACCGTCACTAGGACCGTGGCCAGGACGATGACCTGCGTCACGATCAGCACCCTCAGCCGCTGAGTCCTCTGAGTCCGTCGACTCCTCTGAGTCCGCCGAGCCCTCAGGGCCGGCACCCGTCTCCTCCCGCTCCTCCTGGGCAGCCACCTCAGCCGTACCGCCGCTGCCAGGGGGTGAGACAGGAACCTGCGTCGGCCGGTCGTCGTCTCCTGCCGCCTCAGGCGTCTCCTGGACCGTCTCGGAGTCCCCCTGATCCTGCTGAGCCCACGTGGCGATGTCAGCAGATGCGAGCCCGCCCCCTGCGTCGGCGCCTGCATCGCCAGGTGCCGAGGACGGTGCAGCATCCTCCTCCCGGCTGACTGCATCGGCGCCCCGCTCGTCCGGGACAGCGCCCGGGCTGTCCAGGGCCGGGGCCGCCCCGGCGTCCCGGCCGACGCTCTGGTCACTAAGCCCGGAAGGCCGGTCGGAGGACCAGGCGTAGGACTGGTCGGTGACAGCCCTGGACCTGCGCCGGAGCCGAGCAGCGGGGGCTCGCTCAGGGTCGGCGTCGTCGTCCGACTCCCCGGCGCCGGAAGCCGTCTGCCCCGGCTCGCTGCCAGAGCCGCCCGGCCTGCGGTCGCCGTCACTGCCAAGTGCAAGGGCTCCCGCAACCACCACAGCGTCAGCAACCGGGCGGTAGACGGACCCGGGCCGCTCAGGCGAGCGCGCCACCACGGACCTCGGGGAGGCGTAGGCCGTCTCCAGCCAGGTAGTGACGCTGGAGGCGTCGAGGGCCTGACCGTCAACCTCCAGCTGGGCTGAGCCCCGCAGCGCCACGTGCATCATGCCGTCCGGGGCGGACACCGCGAGCGCGAAGTCGGGAATCGATCCCAGGCGCCCCCCCATACCGATGACGAGCTCGTCCAGGGCTTGGGTCAGGGACGCCTCCTCGCTGCGCAGCAGCCGCCACAGACGCTCCGTAAGGTCCTGAGGCACCGTGGGAGGCAGAAGCATCACCGCGCGGGCCGTGGCGACGCCTGTCCACGGCCCCTCAGACCACCACGCAAGTTTATCCGTACTGTCAGTCATATTTTTCTCCTCAGCGGACGACGCACACTCCGTCACCCAAGTATGCCTGCCGACCACGTCGCACGTACTCCTCTTGTCCTGGAGACAGGCGGTGAGCTCCGTGCGAGTCCTCCACGTAGGTACCGTTGGTGGAACCAAGGTCCGTCATGAGGACGCCGTCGGCACCCGGACAGACCAGCAGATGGGTCTTTGACACCGAGTCATCACCCCGGAGGACCGCCACGAGCCGCGCCTGCGGGTGGGAGTCGAGGGGCGAGGGCTGGCGCCCCAGCACCAGCGGACCGGTCACCGCGACGGCCTCCCCGTCAAGGAGCAGCGTGCATGAGCTGGCAGAGACCGCCCGCGAGGAGATGAGGACCGTACCCGCCATGCGGTCGAACCACGACCTGCCTCCGCTCCGTAGTGCAGTTAGCCACAGGAGCAGCGCGGCGGCCCCGCCTGTGGGAACGGCAGCCAGCAGGACAAAAACTGCGTAAGTCACTGCGGCCCAGCCTGGAACCGTGCCCTGGGAGGCAATCCGACGGCGCCGGGTTCCGGTCACCAGACCCCCGGGGGAGGCGCCTGTCAATGCTGTCATGAGAGTCATCACAGCCATAAGACCCGCAGTGGCGCCAAGAGCGAATAAGATGCCGTGGTGCGCAGTCACCGCAAAGACTGCAAGAAGAAGCCCCGTATCTACGAGCGCTCGGACAGCCCGCCTGCCCGTCGAGGCTGGCACCATCGTCACGTGCGGCCCTCGGTCTCTCACAAGACAGACATCGTAGACATCTAGGCGACTACATTGTGTCGGACCACAGGTCTCGGAAGGAGCACGACGTGCAGATCGCTGTCACGCCTGATCCCCAGTACTGGGTGATCATCCCGCCTTTCCCACCCCCGGGATGGGCACGGGAGGAGGCGAGGCACCGCAGCGCCTACCTGGGCGTCACCGGGCCGCAGTGGCGCTCGGAGCTGGAGTCGCTGCTGGAGGAGCTCCAGGCCATGGAGCGTCAGGGGCGCTTTGCCCGTCTCATGCACATAGAGGACGCCGCCAAGCCTCCCTTCATGGTCGACCTCAGCCTGGAGATCGCCGAGGACGACGGGTCCAAGGAGGGACGCCGGGCCACCCAGCGCAGGATCATCGCCCAGATGCTGCCACAGGCAGAGCCGGTCCGCCTGCGCCCAGGTCACGACATGGCGGGGTTCTCAGCCTTTGGGGACAGCACGGGCCCCACGCAGGGAGCGCTGGTACTCCGGCTGGCAGGTCTGCCGACGGTCCCGGTAGACCTGGTGATGCGGCTGTGGGGCGCCAGCGTGAGCACTATCTCACCCCACCTTGACGACCTCGTCGAGCTGGCCCGCCAGGTCGCGCCCGTCTAGTCCCGTCTGCGCCCCGTCGTCACCCTGTCTCGTCACCCTGTCATCGTCTCAGCTCAGTGCCTCAACTCAGTGCCTCAGTGTGGGCGGCCCTCCACCGCCCACACCAGCCAGGCCTGCCTGCTCACCCCTCCAGCGCCTGCGCCGTCTCCAGCCACTCCTCCTCCAGGGCGGCCCGGCTCTCCTCCGCCTGGGCCAGCTGCCTGCCCAGCTCGGCCAG
Protein-coding sequences here:
- a CDS encoding FHA domain-containing protein translates to MTDSTDKLAWWSEGPWTGVATARAVMLLPPTVPQDLTERLWRLLRSEEASLTQALDELVIGMGGRLGSIPDFALAVSAPDGMMHVALRGSAQLEVDGQALDASSVTTWLETAYASPRSVVARSPERPGSVYRPVADAVVVAGALALGSDGDRRPGGSGSEPGQTASGAGESDDDADPERAPAARLRRRSRAVTDQSYAWSSDRPSGLSDQSVGRDAGAAPALDSPGAVPDERGADAVSREEDAAPSSAPGDAGADAGGGLASADIATWAQQDQGDSETVQETPEAAGDDDRPTQVPVSPPGSGGTAEVAAQEEREETGAGPEGSADSEESTDSEDSAAEGADRDAGHRPGHGPSDGPAYGPSRSAEHSTVSTAPAQSGRRTWAEAWTGEWTGAMHRLARSQASGALDEVSARGEGGRQDWARPDAPPAPSEEVPATAATPSDAAALSAAPVVTNLPGSGGGQGEGRLGGTGSPADGGTNDGTNVGTDNGLLDISAGNSAGGGADGGLGSGLGTGLDTSADAAPAGSDGGSESGSGGDSDEPGGAGALVDDTAAGERAGDHDGSTLSDLPEDLSYRLRDEMVGPDEPEEETMAQPPSSTWAGPRSEEGLSGGSVSQREAAPRVARARPYGDHDGHTVSGLPEDLVGELISLVGGDVPGPGATASVVPAPAPEPTSVRVVLSAVCGNGHPNPTNYTTCRQCGADLNRPAKSVACPSLGRLTTSSGESIDLDRPVLVGRSPAPTDVPTSSDVPVRVLTVPSPNQLVSRNHVLIDLDAWSVLAQDLGNCNGTVLTREGEAPVRLSSSAPVLLRSGDVLDVGDGQVLTFENLP
- a CDS encoding FHA domain-containing protein, which codes for MTYAVFVLLAAVPTGGAAALLLWLTALRSGGRSWFDRMAGTVLISSRAVSASSCTLLLDGEAVAVTGPLVLGRQPSPLDSHPQARLVAVLRGDDSVSKTHLLVCPGADGVLMTDLGSTNGTYVEDSHGAHRLSPGQEEYVRRGRQAYLGDGVCVVR